ACGGACGGGCAGCCGGGCGGCTGGTGGGAGTGGAAGACCGAGAAGCGCCTGCTGGAGGCGCTCTTCACCAGCGGCGAGCTGATGATCGCGCGGCGGCAGGCGTTCCAGCGCGTGTACGACCTGCGCGACCGCGTGCTGCCCGGCTGGAACGACGCCCCCGCGCCGACGGCCGAGGAGGCGCACCGGGCGCTGGTGCTCAAGTCCGTCCGCGCGATGGGCGTCGCGCCGGCCCGCTGGGTGGCCGACTACTTCCGCCTGCCCAAGACGACCAGCCGCGCCATCCCCGCCCGCCTGGCGGACGAGGGCCTGCTGCTCCAGGCCGAGGTGGAGGGCTGGGACGGCGAGGCGTACGTGCACCCGGACAACCTCGCGCTCGCGGAGAGCGCGGCGGCGGGCGCCATCCGCCCCAAGCTGACCACGCTGCTCTCGCCCTTCGACCCGCTGGTGTGGGACCGGGCGCGGGCGCTGGACGTGTTCGGCTTCGATTACCGCATCGAGTGCTACACGCCACAGGGCAAGCGGCGCTGGGGCTACTTCGTGCTGCCCATCCTCCGCCGCGGGCGTCTCGTCGGGCGGCTGGACGCGAAGGCGCACCGCAAGGACGGGCTGTTCGAGGTGCGCGCCATCTACCTCGAACCCGGCGTCCGCGCCACGGACGCGCTGGTGGCCGACGTCGCGGGCGCCATCCGCGAGTGTGCCGCGTGGCACGGCGCGCCCGACGTCGCCATCCGCCGCTCCGATCCGCCCGAGCTCGCCGCCCGCGTCACCCACGCCCTGGCGGACGTCCCCGAGCCGGCGTAGCACAGCACGGCAGATGCACGACGGGCAATCGGCGGCGCGGCCGGAGCACATCGTGCGGGATCATCTTCCGTGGATGTCTGCTGTCGAGCGACGCGGATGATGAGGTGGATGCGAGGCTCGGTCGATCGGGACGATGGCCGATCATCCGCCGAGATGGTGAAGCGATCGGCCGCCGCTCATCTACCGGATGACCGCCGGGGAGCGCGGGCGATGTGGCGCGGAGATGGTGCGGTCCGGTCATCTACCGAAACCGGCCGTTCATCTGACGGAACGATGTACGGCCGTTTGCCTTCGCGGCGAGTGAGGCATACGTTCCCGCCGCGCCCGGAGGCGGAGTGGCGCTGTCGTTCACGGTGCGGCTGCACCGCAGGTGGAGCTCGGGAAGGGAGAGGTACGGTGGACGCGAATGCCTGAGCCGGTAGCGCCACGCCCCGCGGAGGACTCCGCGTGGGCGCCCCTGCGGCACCCGGTGTTCCGCACGCTTTGGATCGCGACCATCGCATCCAACGTCGGCACGTGGATGCACGACACGGCGGCCACCTGGCTGATGACCAGCCTCACCACCAGCACGCTAATGGTGGCGCTGATGCAGACCGCCACCAGCCTGCCCACGCTCTTCCTCGCCCTCCCGGCGGGCGCGCTGGCGGACGTGGTGGACCGGCGCAAGCTGCTGCTGGTCACCCAGGGGTGGATGCTGGTGGCCGCCGCGCTGCTGGGCGGCCTCACCGTGGGCGGGGCGACCACGCCGTGGCTGCTGCTGTCGCTCACCTTCGTGCTGGGGCTGGGCACCGCGCTCAACACCCCCGCCTGGCAGGCCACCACGCCGGACCTCGTTCCCCGCGAGGAGCTTGCGCCCGCCGTCTCCCTGAACGGCGTCGCCACCAACATCGCCCGCGCGGTGGGCCCGGCGCTGGGCGGCGCGCTGGTGGCGGCCGTGGGCTCGGGCGGCGTCTTCCTGCTCAACGCCACGTCGTTCCTGGGCGTCGTCTTCGTCATCCGCCGCTGGAAGAGCGCCGAGCGCAGCAGCGTCCTCCCCGCCGAGCGCGTGGCGGGGGCCATGCGCGCGGGCGTCCGCTACGCGCGGCACTCGCCGGCCGTTCGCGCGGTGCTGGTCCGCACCAGCGCCTTCATCCTCTCCGCCAGCGCCGTGTGGGCGCTGCTGCCGCTGGTCGCCCGGCGCGAGCTGGGGCTGGGAGCCATCGGGTACGGCGCCCTGCTGGGCTCCATCGGCATCGGCGCCATCCTGGGTGTGGTCGTGCTGCCGCCGGTGCGCCGCAGGCTGTCTACCGACCAGCTCGTCACCGTGGGCAGCGCCGTGTACGCCGCCTCGACCGCGGTGGTCGCCTTCGTGCCGCACATGTGGGCCGCGTGCGCCGCGCTGTTCGTGCTGGGGATCGCCTGGATCGCGGTGATGCCGGCCTTCAACGTCGCCACGCAGCGCGCCGCGCCGGACTGGGTGCGGGCGCGCATGCTGGCGCTGTACGTCCTGGTGTTCCAGGGCGGGATGGCGCTGGGCGGCTTCGTGTGGGGCCTGGTGGCCACCCACGCGGGGCTGCGCGTGGCGCTGGGCACCGCCGCGGGCGTCCTGGTCGCAGGCCTCGTCACCGCGCTCCGCTGGCGCCTGGCCGACGGCGAGGACGTGGACCTCACCCCGTCCGGCCACTGGCGCGACCCGGTGGTGCACGGCGAGCTGCACCCGGACGCGGGCCCGGTGCTGGTGACGGTCGATTACCACGTGCGGACGGAAGATGCGGACGCGTTCGTGCGCGACATGCGCGAGATGGGAATCCTGCGGCGGCGCGACGGCGCCATCAACTGGGGGATCTTCCGTGACACGGCCGACCCGCGCCGCTTCGTGGAGACCTTCATGGCCGAGAGCTGGGGCGAGCACCTGCGCCAGCACGCCCGCGCCACCGTTGCCGACCGCGAGGTGCAGGACCGCGTCCGCGCCTACCAGATCGGCGGGGAGAAGCCCGCCGTCTCCCACCTCATCTACGCCCCCGTCCCCGCCGGCAGCGACCCCGTCGAGAAGTAATCGCTGGGTAGACGAGTGCGCGGCTCGGGCGAGCTGCGGCGGGACGACTGGCGGGTAAACCTGCGACCGTAAAAGCAGAAAGCCCGCTTTCGCGGGCTGCTGCAACAGCGTTCTCGCGCTGCAATGTGCGTCGTTTGAAACGCCGCCGGACTGATGAAACACCCGGCTGCCAACTGCGGTCGTCTTTGGGACGAGGCGTTGGAATTCGGCGATGATCTCGCCCAACCGCACGATCCGCATCCTCCCCACCCCGCACCATCCTCCCTCAACCCGCCCGGCCCGCAGCGCGCAGCGCGAGTTGCCAGCGCCCCGGCTGCGAAGATGCCGTTCGCAGAGCGCGGCGCTCCCAGCATTCTCCACCACCGTGCCTTCCCCCGCTTGCGGGGGAGGGCAGGCGAGTTTTACGAGCCGGGTGAGGGCCTTCTACCGCGCCGCGGCGCAGTTCGCCTCGATGGTCGCCGCGTCCAGCGCCACGCGGCGTCGGGTCGCGGTGCCCTCCGGCGTCTTGGGCTGGTAAGAGCTCTCGGCGCGCACCTGGTACAGGCCGCTGGTGCTGGGCGTGACGGTGAGGCGGTCGCTCGTGCCCGCGCGCTCGGCGCGCAGGTCGGCGTCGCTGCCGTGAACGGTGTACCCCAGGGCTGTTGCC
Above is a window of Longimicrobiaceae bacterium DNA encoding:
- a CDS encoding MFS transporter; its protein translation is MPEPVAPRPAEDSAWAPLRHPVFRTLWIATIASNVGTWMHDTAATWLMTSLTTSTLMVALMQTATSLPTLFLALPAGALADVVDRRKLLLVTQGWMLVAAALLGGLTVGGATTPWLLLSLTFVLGLGTALNTPAWQATTPDLVPREELAPAVSLNGVATNIARAVGPALGGALVAAVGSGGVFLLNATSFLGVVFVIRRWKSAERSSVLPAERVAGAMRAGVRYARHSPAVRAVLVRTSAFILSASAVWALLPLVARRELGLGAIGYGALLGSIGIGAILGVVVLPPVRRRLSTDQLVTVGSAVYAASTAVVAFVPHMWAACAALFVLGIAWIAVMPAFNVATQRAAPDWVRARMLALYVLVFQGGMALGGFVWGLVATHAGLRVALGTAAGVLVAGLVTALRWRLADGEDVDLTPSGHWRDPVVHGELHPDAGPVLVTVDYHVRTEDADAFVRDMREMGILRRRDGAINWGIFRDTADPRRFVETFMAESWGEHLRQHARATVADREVQDRVRAYQIGGEKPAVSHLIYAPVPAGSDPVEK
- a CDS encoding crosslink repair DNA glycosylase YcaQ family protein, with translation MSAGKPAVSLTAAAARELLVAAQGLDRRPRRKAKKADVLACIRRMGTLQIDTISVVARSPYLVLWSRLGAYPPRWLDELLAEGKLFEYWAHEACFLPIEDYPLFRHRMAQASSMGWKYAGALVRERPETVARLLEHVRELGPVRSSDFERTDGQPGGWWEWKTEKRLLEALFTSGELMIARRQAFQRVYDLRDRVLPGWNDAPAPTAEEAHRALVLKSVRAMGVAPARWVADYFRLPKTTSRAIPARLADEGLLLQAEVEGWDGEAYVHPDNLALAESAAAGAIRPKLTTLLSPFDPLVWDRARALDVFGFDYRIECYTPQGKRRWGYFVLPILRRGRLVGRLDAKAHRKDGLFEVRAIYLEPGVRATDALVADVAGAIRECAAWHGAPDVAIRRSDPPELAARVTHALADVPEPA